The following are encoded in a window of Tessaracoccus flavescens genomic DNA:
- a CDS encoding catalase, whose translation MSNRETMGEQQPIGVSTRLNGAPAESDAHSLTVGNDGPIVLHDVHLVEQLAHFNRERVPERTPHAKGSGAFGTFTVTNDVTAYTKAAPFQPGAETKMVARFSTVAGEQGSPDTWRDVRGFSTRFYSTEGNLDIVGNNTPVFFLRDPMKFPHFIRSQKRLPSSGLRDNNMQWDFWTASPESAHQVTYLMGDRGLPKSWRHMHGFSSHTYMWINAAGEKHWVKYHFRTNQGEENLTAAEAEKIAGADADYHRRDLHEAIERGEFPSWTLHVQVMAYADAEDYRFNPFDLTKTWSQKDYPLIEVGVMELNKNPDNFYAQIEQAAFSPSNIIPGTGISPDKMLMARVFAYPDAHRARIGSNFHQLPVNQPVTKEFNNYAEQGHMQYHHTGDAPVYAPNSYGRMFSEAQGVAEDGWESDGALVRSAATLHAEDDDFGQAGTLVREVFDDEQRDRFVETVSGQLLGGLTPEVLERAFQYWKNVDETIGQRIEDAVRAAG comes from the coding sequence ATGAGCAACCGCGAAACCATGGGCGAACAGCAGCCCATCGGCGTCTCGACCCGACTGAACGGCGCGCCGGCCGAGTCCGATGCGCATTCGCTGACTGTCGGCAATGACGGCCCGATCGTGCTGCACGACGTCCACCTGGTCGAGCAGCTCGCCCACTTCAACCGCGAGCGGGTGCCGGAGCGCACCCCGCACGCGAAGGGCTCCGGCGCCTTCGGAACCTTCACCGTCACCAACGACGTGACCGCCTACACCAAGGCCGCCCCGTTCCAGCCGGGCGCTGAGACGAAGATGGTCGCGCGCTTCTCCACCGTCGCGGGTGAGCAGGGCTCCCCCGACACGTGGCGCGACGTGCGCGGCTTCTCGACGCGCTTCTACTCCACCGAGGGCAACCTGGACATCGTCGGCAACAACACCCCCGTGTTCTTCCTGCGCGACCCCATGAAGTTCCCCCACTTCATCCGCTCGCAGAAGCGACTCCCGTCCTCCGGCCTGCGCGACAACAACATGCAGTGGGACTTCTGGACCGCCTCGCCCGAGTCGGCCCACCAGGTGACCTACCTCATGGGTGACCGCGGCCTTCCGAAGTCCTGGCGACACATGCACGGCTTCTCCTCGCACACCTACATGTGGATCAACGCGGCGGGCGAGAAGCACTGGGTGAAGTACCACTTCCGCACGAACCAAGGCGAGGAGAACCTGACCGCGGCCGAGGCCGAGAAGATCGCAGGGGCCGACGCCGACTACCACCGTCGCGACCTGCATGAGGCCATCGAGCGCGGGGAGTTCCCGTCCTGGACCCTCCACGTCCAGGTGATGGCCTATGCGGACGCCGAGGACTACCGGTTCAACCCGTTCGACCTGACCAAGACCTGGTCGCAGAAGGACTACCCGCTGATCGAGGTGGGCGTCATGGAGCTGAACAAGAACCCGGACAACTTCTACGCACAGATCGAGCAGGCTGCCTTCTCGCCGTCGAACATCATCCCCGGAACCGGCATCTCTCCCGACAAGATGCTGATGGCCCGAGTCTTCGCCTACCCGGACGCGCACCGGGCGAGGATCGGCTCGAACTTCCACCAGCTGCCCGTTAACCAGCCGGTGACGAAGGAGTTCAACAACTACGCCGAGCAGGGGCACATGCAGTACCACCACACCGGTGACGCCCCCGTGTACGCCCCGAACAGCTACGGCCGGATGTTCTCCGAGGCCCAGGGCGTGGCCGAGGACGGCTGGGAGTCCGACGGCGCCCTCGTGCGCTCGGCCGCGACCCTGCACGCCGAGGACGACGACTTCGGCCAGGCGGGAACGCTGGTGCGGGAGGTCTTCGACGACGAGCAGCGCGACCGCTTCGTCGAGACGGTCTCCGGCCAGCTCCTCGGCGGACTGACCCCCGAGGTGCTGGAGCGCGCCTTCCAGTACTGGAAGAACGTCGACGAGACGATCGGCCAGCGCATCGAGGACGCGGTCCGCGCGGCGGGCTGA
- a CDS encoding ABC transporter substrate-binding protein, whose translation MIDRRGFLLGGLAAGAAVGLAACGTSGGEQGGKVTVGLTYIPNVQFSAFYLGVDRGIFADNGLDVTLRHHGEQEDVFGALLRGGEQVVFASADEAMVAAAGGNDLRTFATSYQTYPLNVIGLDGTLTLPPEPLTVLEGRTLGIPGHFGSSYYAALCAIHRSGLTEQQVTLQDIGYTALSALEAGKVDFIVGFINNELVQLQLRGGTPLALPVTSESEPSLVGPSLITRGGALEDASLKRMADAMAEAQQAVIDDPQAALEATAKQVPALSDATQREAAAKVLEATTQMWLRDGKVDVSVDEAAFARMGEFLTEAGIIEAPPEAPYISL comes from the coding sequence ATGATCGACCGACGCGGTTTCCTGCTCGGCGGGCTGGCGGCCGGCGCCGCGGTGGGCCTCGCCGCCTGCGGCACGAGCGGCGGAGAGCAGGGCGGGAAGGTCACCGTCGGCCTCACCTACATCCCCAACGTCCAGTTCAGCGCCTTCTACCTCGGCGTCGACCGCGGCATCTTCGCCGACAACGGCCTCGACGTGACGCTACGCCACCACGGAGAACAGGAGGACGTGTTCGGCGCCCTGCTTCGCGGCGGCGAACAGGTCGTGTTCGCCTCCGCAGACGAGGCGATGGTCGCGGCTGCAGGAGGCAACGACCTGCGCACCTTCGCCACGTCGTACCAGACCTACCCGCTCAACGTGATCGGCCTCGACGGCACCCTCACCCTTCCCCCCGAGCCGCTCACCGTCCTCGAAGGACGCACGCTCGGCATCCCCGGCCACTTTGGCTCCAGCTACTACGCGGCGCTGTGCGCCATCCACCGCTCCGGGCTGACGGAGCAGCAGGTCACACTGCAGGACATCGGCTACACGGCGCTCAGTGCCCTCGAGGCCGGGAAGGTCGACTTCATCGTCGGGTTCATCAACAACGAGCTCGTGCAGCTGCAGCTGAGGGGTGGCACGCCGCTCGCGCTTCCGGTGACCAGCGAGAGCGAGCCGAGCCTTGTCGGGCCCAGCCTGATCACCAGGGGCGGCGCACTCGAGGATGCGAGCCTCAAGCGGATGGCCGACGCGATGGCCGAGGCACAGCAGGCGGTGATCGACGACCCGCAGGCGGCGCTTGAGGCGACGGCGAAGCAGGTGCCCGCCCTCTCCGACGCCACGCAGCGCGAGGCGGCCGCCAAGGTGCTCGAGGCCACGACGCAGATGTGGCTGCGCGACGGGAAGGTCGACGTCTCCGTCGACGAGGCGGCCTTCGCGCGGATGGGTGAGTTCCTGACCGAGGCGGGCATCATCGAGGCCCCGCCTGAGGCGCCCTACATCTCCCTGTGA
- a CDS encoding DUF2510 domain-containing protein → MAQPGWYADPTAPDGRRYWDGQRWIDPTPQKKTPATWLWLGIALVVVASIVAALILWPSAGNPFAATPEDTRTARPTGTQWDERQPSETPTPTPVETGFGEPIDCPTAESSPRSEVRDGRLSSAGLSIEAPRGEWTDSPAYIDWMHDDNSMIRSIAPGWISNVNLGYIKVSDGFSDSLPQAAEQFITCMASSGMFESFEKREVLRNEDFSVSGRIGWRLTSNIYVSNQRHNNIEGDTVDVVLVPTEDKDKIAVYVTCATIDLRDNQEETNQMLQSLRWDG, encoded by the coding sequence ATGGCACAGCCGGGTTGGTACGCAGATCCCACGGCGCCTGACGGTCGCAGGTACTGGGACGGTCAGCGCTGGATCGACCCGACCCCGCAGAAGAAGACGCCGGCCACCTGGTTGTGGCTGGGGATCGCGCTCGTCGTGGTTGCGAGCATCGTCGCCGCACTGATCCTGTGGCCCAGTGCCGGGAACCCCTTCGCAGCCACGCCCGAGGACACCCGCACCGCCCGACCGACCGGCACCCAGTGGGACGAGCGCCAGCCGTCGGAGACGCCGACTCCCACCCCCGTCGAGACGGGCTTCGGCGAACCGATCGACTGCCCCACCGCCGAAAGTTCGCCGCGCAGTGAGGTGAGAGACGGGAGGCTGTCGAGCGCGGGCCTGTCCATCGAGGCGCCGCGCGGCGAATGGACCGACTCTCCGGCCTACATCGACTGGATGCACGACGACAACTCGATGATCCGCTCGATCGCTCCCGGCTGGATCAGCAACGTGAACCTCGGCTACATCAAGGTCTCCGACGGCTTCTCCGACTCGCTGCCGCAGGCGGCCGAACAGTTCATCACCTGCATGGCCTCCTCCGGCATGTTCGAGAGCTTCGAGAAGCGCGAGGTGCTGCGCAACGAGGACTTCAGCGTCTCCGGCAGGATCGGCTGGCGGCTGACCTCGAACATCTACGTCAGCAACCAGCGCCACAACAACATCGAGGGCGACACCGTCGATGTCGTGCTCGTGCCGACCGAAGACAAGGACAAGATCGCCGTCTACGTCACCTGCGCGACGATCGACCTGAGGGACAATCAGGAAGAGACGAACCAGATGCTGCAGTCCCTGCGCTGGGACGGCTGA
- a CDS encoding ABC transporter permease: MNRRQRLSHLGLWSAYTARTRPLKGRWMPALAAASLIVGIWWAVTAAGLIGPYLLPGPGEVLGRMLDQAATGVAWRYLAPTLTAAVLGAVIAVLVALPLGVCIAHSRVLAAVVEPFVALSQTVPLVAIAPLLVLWIGYGTVPIAVLCAIVAFFPIVTTTVVGLRSLDMRVVENAMLDGASGWQRLVHIEAPMAAPAILAGVRGGVVLAMTGAVVGELVMGGTGMGTLLTLSRDAADTAGVFAVVAWVSISALILHGLVTLLERAAVNRLQGESS, from the coding sequence ATGAACCGGCGTCAGCGCCTCTCCCACCTGGGGCTGTGGTCCGCCTACACGGCGCGCACCCGACCCCTGAAGGGCCGCTGGATGCCTGCGCTGGCCGCCGCGTCGCTGATCGTCGGCATCTGGTGGGCGGTGACGGCCGCCGGCCTGATCGGCCCGTACCTGCTTCCCGGCCCTGGCGAGGTGCTCGGCCGCATGCTTGACCAGGCGGCCACCGGGGTCGCCTGGCGCTACCTCGCACCCACCCTCACCGCGGCCGTGCTCGGCGCCGTCATCGCGGTGCTCGTGGCACTCCCGCTCGGTGTGTGCATCGCCCATTCACGGGTGCTCGCCGCGGTGGTCGAGCCGTTCGTCGCGCTGTCCCAGACCGTCCCACTCGTCGCGATCGCCCCGCTGCTCGTGCTGTGGATCGGCTACGGGACCGTCCCCATCGCCGTCCTGTGCGCCATCGTCGCGTTCTTCCCGATCGTCACCACCACCGTCGTGGGACTCCGCTCGCTCGACATGCGCGTGGTCGAGAATGCGATGCTCGACGGGGCGAGCGGCTGGCAGCGGCTCGTCCACATCGAGGCACCCATGGCCGCTCCCGCGATCCTCGCAGGGGTGCGCGGAGGGGTCGTGCTCGCCATGACGGGCGCCGTCGTGGGTGAACTCGTCATGGGCGGCACCGGAATGGGCACCCTGCTCACCCTTTCCCGGGATGCGGCCGACACGGCGGGCGTCTTCGCCGTCGTCGCCTGGGTCTCCATCTCAGCCCTCATCCTGCACGGCCTCGTCACGCTGCTGGAGCGTGCCGCCGTCAACCGACTCCAAGGAGAATCCTCATGA
- a CDS encoding bifunctional [glutamine synthetase] adenylyltransferase/[glutamine synthetase]-adenylyl-L-tyrosine phosphorylase, translated as MSRYTSPTAEFARRGFESATSAARVWERWQSRIGEEPPVDLALFAGVADRDQALDSLERISADPVFDEVIADEAWLRRLLLVLGGSSVLAQTLVRHPAEVVALREEPRARGPEGWLNFFADRVGLVDGVPSDGADALRLANRIALTEIAARDLGASDPATIVDDIAAELAAVADAVLEISLAYARAEVADSELVRIAVLAMGKTGARELNYISDVDVVYIAEPVDGADTERAMQVAARLAAAQARICSAHTAEGTIFQVDAALRPEGKAGPLVRTLDSARVYYEKWAKNWEFQAMLKARPAAGDRQLGEAFVELVWPMVWKAGERQEFLSEARAMRERVISLIPSKQADREIKLGKGGLRDTEFSVQLLQLVHGRADDRIRVRGTFEGLRELVDSGYIGRSDGAQMADAYRFQRVLEHRVQLRRLRRTHVLPDEDAALSQIARSMGTQADDLMKQWRDSTRKVRALQQRIFFSPLLEAVSAVSTDGLKLTADAAKTRMRALGFKDPQAALGHIQALTRSTDRAAEIQRQLLPAMLGWFAEGPNPDFGLLAFRQLSEALGTASWYLRALRDDGYMAHRLARIASSSRYVVDLLSRAPDMIRMLGSNEELRPRSAQELATSMQRAASRHDDLDKAIASVRALRRSELCRIALADVLGLADLTAVGTALSDLASATIDAGLFLARREIDACDVGVIALGRWGGYEMSYSSDADCMFVVPDGVEPEEITKATSLVRRAAEIVGKPGPDPALVIDSDLRPEGKGGPQVRTVGSYIAYYDKWASTWEAQMLLRARPGAGNRELAGRVLESTDRFRYRDGGLTQQQVVEIRKLKARMEKERIPRGVARDRHLKLGPGGLSDVEWTVQLLQLQHAHAHVELRTPSTMAALDALAELDLVTAQQASRLAGAWRRASELRDAMMLVRGRASDSMPADARELAAIADVLGYPTGQASRLDDETRRLLRRAHEVTEELFWT; from the coding sequence GTGAGCAGGTACACGTCCCCGACCGCCGAGTTCGCCCGCAGAGGCTTCGAGTCGGCCACGTCCGCCGCGCGCGTCTGGGAACGCTGGCAGAGCAGGATCGGTGAGGAGCCGCCGGTCGATCTCGCCCTCTTCGCTGGGGTCGCCGACCGCGACCAGGCGCTCGACAGCCTCGAACGCATCTCCGCCGACCCGGTCTTCGACGAGGTGATCGCCGACGAGGCGTGGCTGCGGCGCCTGCTGCTCGTGCTCGGCGGCTCCTCCGTGCTCGCCCAGACCCTCGTCCGGCACCCGGCAGAGGTCGTCGCACTCCGCGAGGAGCCGCGGGCCCGCGGCCCCGAGGGGTGGTTGAACTTCTTCGCCGACCGGGTCGGCCTCGTCGACGGCGTCCCCTCCGACGGGGCGGATGCGCTGCGCCTCGCCAACCGGATCGCGCTGACCGAGATCGCAGCGCGCGACCTGGGTGCCTCCGACCCGGCGACCATCGTCGACGACATCGCGGCCGAACTCGCTGCGGTCGCAGACGCCGTGCTCGAGATCTCGCTCGCCTACGCCCGGGCCGAGGTCGCCGACTCCGAGCTCGTCCGCATCGCCGTGCTCGCCATGGGCAAGACGGGGGCGCGGGAGCTCAACTACATCTCCGACGTCGACGTTGTCTACATCGCCGAACCCGTCGACGGCGCCGACACCGAACGCGCCATGCAGGTCGCAGCACGCCTGGCCGCGGCCCAGGCCAGGATCTGCTCGGCGCACACCGCCGAGGGCACCATCTTCCAGGTGGACGCCGCGCTGCGCCCCGAGGGGAAGGCGGGCCCGCTCGTGCGCACCCTCGACAGCGCCCGCGTCTACTACGAGAAGTGGGCGAAGAACTGGGAGTTCCAGGCCATGCTCAAGGCGCGCCCGGCGGCGGGCGACCGGCAACTGGGGGAGGCCTTCGTCGAGCTCGTGTGGCCGATGGTCTGGAAGGCAGGGGAGCGCCAGGAGTTCCTGTCCGAGGCGCGGGCGATGCGCGAGAGGGTGATCTCGCTGATCCCGAGCAAGCAGGCCGACCGCGAGATCAAACTCGGCAAGGGCGGCCTGCGCGACACAGAGTTCTCCGTCCAGCTCCTCCAGCTCGTGCACGGCAGGGCGGACGACCGGATCCGGGTGCGCGGCACCTTCGAAGGGCTGAGGGAACTGGTCGACAGCGGCTACATCGGCCGCAGCGACGGCGCCCAGATGGCAGATGCCTACCGCTTCCAGCGCGTCCTCGAGCACCGCGTGCAACTGCGCAGGCTGCGCCGCACCCACGTGCTCCCGGACGAGGACGCGGCGCTGAGCCAGATCGCCCGCTCGATGGGCACCCAGGCCGACGACCTGATGAAGCAGTGGCGCGACTCGACCCGCAAGGTGCGTGCCCTGCAGCAGCGCATCTTCTTCTCCCCGCTGCTCGAGGCGGTCAGCGCCGTCTCGACCGATGGGCTCAAGCTCACCGCCGACGCGGCGAAGACGCGGATGCGGGCCCTCGGGTTCAAGGATCCGCAGGCGGCACTGGGCCACATCCAGGCCCTCACCAGGAGCACCGACCGGGCAGCAGAGATCCAACGCCAGCTGCTCCCCGCGATGCTCGGCTGGTTCGCGGAAGGTCCGAACCCCGACTTCGGGCTGCTCGCCTTCCGCCAGCTCTCCGAGGCGCTCGGCACCGCCTCCTGGTACCTGCGGGCGCTGCGCGACGACGGCTACATGGCGCACCGGCTCGCCCGCATCGCCTCGTCGAGCCGCTACGTGGTCGACCTGCTGAGTCGCGCACCGGACATGATCCGGATGCTCGGCAGCAACGAGGAGTTGCGCCCCCGCTCGGCCCAGGAACTCGCCACCTCCATGCAGCGGGCCGCCTCGCGCCACGACGACCTGGACAAGGCGATCGCCTCGGTCCGTGCCCTTCGCCGCTCCGAGCTCTGCCGCATCGCGCTCGCAGACGTGCTCGGCCTCGCCGACCTCACTGCGGTCGGCACCGCGCTGAGCGACCTGGCCTCGGCCACCATCGACGCGGGGCTGTTCCTCGCCCGCCGCGAGATCGACGCCTGCGATGTCGGCGTGATCGCGCTCGGAAGATGGGGAGGCTACGAGATGAGCTACTCCTCGGACGCCGACTGCATGTTCGTCGTGCCGGACGGCGTCGAGCCGGAGGAGATCACGAAGGCGACCTCGCTCGTGCGGCGCGCCGCGGAGATCGTCGGCAAGCCTGGACCCGACCCCGCGCTGGTGATCGACAGCGACCTGCGCCCGGAGGGAAAGGGCGGACCGCAGGTGCGCACAGTCGGTTCCTACATCGCCTACTACGACAAGTGGGCCTCCACCTGGGAGGCGCAGATGCTGCTCCGTGCCCGGCCGGGCGCGGGTAACCGGGAGCTGGCCGGCCGGGTGCTGGAGAGCACCGACCGGTTCCGCTATCGCGACGGTGGGCTGACGCAGCAGCAGGTGGTCGAGATCCGCAAGCTGAAGGCCAGGATGGAGAAGGAACGCATCCCGCGCGGGGTTGCCCGGGACAGGCACCTCAAGCTCGGCCCCGGCGGCCTCTCCGACGTCGAATGGACCGTCCAGCTGCTCCAACTCCAGCATGCGCACGCACACGTCGAGCTGCGCACCCCTTCAACCATGGCGGCGCTCGACGCGCTCGCCGAGCTCGACCTGGTCACCGCCCAGCAGGCGAGTCGGCTGGCCGGGGCCTGGCGGCGAGCGAGCGAGCTGCGCGACGCCATGATGCTTGTACGGGGGAGGGCGAGCGACTCGATGCCTGCCGACGCTCGCGAGCTCGCGGCGATCGCCGACGTCCTCGGCTATCCGACGGGGCAGGCCTCACGGCTCGACGACGAGACCCGCCGCCTGCTGCGCAGGGCGCACGAGGTCACCGAGGAGCTGTTCTGGACCTGA
- a CDS encoding Fur family transcriptional regulator, protein MEKDWNHDLRDAGLRVTAGRVAVLSELDAHPHSGVTELAEAVRSRIGSTSLQAVYDTLSALHRSGLIRRVEPAGQPPRYEIQHGDNHHHLMCRSCAAMFDVACSVGHSPCLSPSDARGFVVDEAEVIYWGLCAQCNESHER, encoded by the coding sequence ATGGAGAAGGACTGGAACCACGACCTGCGAGACGCCGGTCTGCGCGTCACCGCCGGCCGGGTCGCCGTCCTGAGCGAGCTCGACGCCCACCCGCACAGCGGCGTCACCGAGCTCGCGGAGGCCGTCCGGTCGCGCATCGGCAGCACCTCGCTGCAGGCCGTCTACGACACGCTCTCCGCGCTGCACCGCTCCGGCCTGATCCGACGGGTCGAGCCGGCAGGCCAGCCGCCGCGCTACGAGATCCAGCACGGAGACAACCACCACCACCTGATGTGCCGTTCGTGCGCAGCGATGTTCGACGTCGCCTGCTCGGTCGGCCACTCCCCCTGTTTGTCCCCCAGTGACGCCCGGGGCTTCGTCGTCGACGAGGCCGAGGTCATCTACTGGGGGCTGTGTGCACAGTGCAACGAATCCCACGAGAGGTAG
- a CDS encoding sterol carrier family protein: MFKPSPKVVAALRGRIDDASLDAELARKRPDLTSLLLRVARDEDGDLGRELTAAVCRAGCALLGERHPGASIEVRVPPFAAVQIGFGSGPRHTRGTPPNVVEFEPQTFIDLAVGRTAWAAAPKRASGVHADEAEAAFPLT, encoded by the coding sequence ATGTTCAAGCCATCACCCAAGGTCGTCGCCGCGCTGCGCGGCAGGATCGACGACGCCTCCCTCGACGCGGAGCTGGCCCGGAAGCGTCCCGACCTCACCTCGCTGCTGCTGCGCGTGGCCCGCGACGAGGACGGCGACCTCGGCAGGGAGCTGACCGCCGCCGTCTGCCGGGCCGGCTGCGCCCTGCTCGGGGAGCGCCATCCAGGGGCGAGCATCGAGGTGCGGGTGCCGCCGTTCGCGGCCGTCCAGATCGGCTTCGGCAGCGGTCCGCGGCACACGCGCGGAACCCCACCAAATGTCGTGGAGTTCGAGCCGCAGACGTTCATCGACCTCGCGGTCGGCCGGACGGCGTGGGCGGCGGCGCCGAAGCGCGCGAGCGGCGTCCACGCGGATGAGGCTGAGGCGGCCTTCCCGCTCACATGA
- a CDS encoding DUF2510 domain-containing protein produces MAQPGWYPDPEGGPTPRWWDGRSWAPRPHGSGQPPKGRGGLIIGLAIGVVFVGLLAGLLILRPWDGTAPVGTDTRTARPTGTQWDERKTSPDPDEEGSERPCPMAEGDDFVRGRGNTFTSSGMSFDGVSGWEDSLGWSLDFATQRTGQEQWVAEGWVAAIAMGGLDVDEYSSDPRTAASQVADCMSSWVYEGLLGRSELTDDRAYTTSDGVAGWLLEYNYWNNDDVELENIEGDVVVFLVLDTGDPQRLTIFHSQVPIGDDALATKVDAAQSSLRRA; encoded by the coding sequence ATGGCTCAGCCCGGCTGGTATCCCGACCCCGAAGGCGGCCCGACCCCGCGCTGGTGGGACGGCCGTTCCTGGGCACCACGACCTCACGGCTCCGGGCAGCCTCCGAAGGGACGCGGAGGCCTCATCATCGGCCTCGCGATCGGCGTCGTGTTCGTCGGCCTCCTGGCGGGGTTGCTGATCCTGCGTCCGTGGGACGGCACCGCCCCCGTCGGCACGGACACCCGCACCGCCCGGCCGACCGGGACGCAGTGGGACGAGCGCAAGACCTCCCCCGATCCCGACGAGGAGGGCTCCGAGCGCCCCTGCCCCATGGCCGAGGGGGACGACTTCGTGCGCGGAAGGGGCAACACGTTCACCTCGAGCGGGATGAGCTTCGACGGCGTGAGCGGATGGGAGGACTCGCTCGGCTGGTCGCTCGACTTCGCGACGCAGCGCACCGGCCAGGAGCAGTGGGTCGCCGAGGGCTGGGTCGCCGCGATCGCCATGGGCGGCCTCGACGTCGACGAGTACTCCTCCGATCCGCGCACCGCCGCGTCCCAGGTGGCCGACTGCATGTCGAGCTGGGTCTACGAGGGGCTGCTCGGCCGCAGCGAGCTGACCGACGACCGCGCCTACACGACAAGCGACGGCGTCGCGGGCTGGCTGCTGGAGTACAACTACTGGAACAACGACGACGTCGAGCTCGAGAACATCGAAGGCGACGTGGTGGTCTTCCTCGTGCTCGACACCGGCGACCCGCAGCGGCTGACCATCTTCCACTCGCAGGTCCCGATCGGCGACGATGCCCTGGCCACGAAGGTCGATGCGGCCCAGTCCTCGCTGCGTCGCGCCTAG
- a CDS encoding glutamine synthetase family protein, which yields MEERGIRFVRLWFTDVLGSLKSVAIAPAEVEGAIAEGVGFDGSAIEGFARVYESDMVAHPDPSSYQVLPWRQAGRSTARMFCDIKLPDGSPSYADPRFVLKRAMQKASDMGFTYYIHPEIEFFLLRNLLPPEPLDEGGYFDHTTLGDGTDFRRDAITMLEQMGISVEFSHHEAAPGQHEIDLRYADALTMADNVMTFRVVVREVAVSQGIHATFMPKPFSEFAGSGMHTHMSLFEGDTNAFYDASDEYNLSKTAKHFIAGLLRHAPEITAVTNQWVNSYKRLVSGSEAPQFACWGRADRSALVRIPQFTPGKTSSARIEYRAVDSAVNPYLAYAVLLNAGLKGIEEEYPLPEESENEVSRLSDRERKALGVRELPHNLDEAVRLMEESELVAETLGEHVYEYFLRNKREEFAAYRRQVTPWELERHIRVM from the coding sequence ATGGAGGAGCGCGGCATCCGGTTCGTGCGGCTCTGGTTCACCGATGTGCTCGGCTCGCTGAAGTCCGTGGCGATCGCGCCTGCGGAGGTCGAAGGGGCGATCGCGGAGGGTGTCGGGTTCGATGGCTCCGCCATCGAAGGCTTCGCCCGCGTCTACGAGTCCGACATGGTCGCCCATCCCGATCCCTCGTCCTATCAGGTGCTCCCGTGGCGCCAGGCGGGCCGCTCGACGGCGCGCATGTTCTGCGACATCAAGCTGCCCGACGGGTCCCCGAGCTACGCCGACCCCCGCTTCGTGCTCAAGCGCGCGATGCAGAAGGCGAGCGACATGGGGTTCACCTACTACATCCATCCCGAGATCGAGTTCTTTCTGCTGCGCAACCTGCTGCCTCCGGAGCCCCTCGACGAGGGCGGCTACTTCGACCACACGACGCTCGGCGACGGGACCGACTTCCGCCGCGACGCGATCACCATGCTCGAGCAGATGGGCATCTCGGTCGAGTTCAGCCACCACGAGGCGGCGCCGGGCCAGCACGAGATCGACCTGCGCTACGCCGACGCTCTGACCATGGCAGACAACGTGATGACGTTTCGCGTCGTGGTCCGTGAGGTCGCCGTCAGCCAGGGCATCCACGCCACGTTCATGCCGAAGCCGTTCTCCGAGTTCGCGGGAAGCGGCATGCACACCCACATGTCGCTGTTCGAGGGTGACACCAACGCCTTCTACGACGCCTCGGACGAGTACAACCTCTCGAAGACGGCGAAGCACTTCATCGCCGGCCTGCTGCGCCACGCGCCGGAGATCACGGCCGTGACCAACCAGTGGGTCAACTCGTACAAGCGACTGGTCTCCGGGTCCGAGGCACCGCAGTTCGCGTGCTGGGGCCGCGCCGACCGGTCCGCGCTGGTCAGGATCCCGCAGTTCACGCCCGGCAAGACGTCCTCGGCGCGGATCGAATACCGCGCCGTCGACTCCGCCGTCAATCCCTACCTCGCCTACGCCGTCCTGCTCAACGCAGGCCTCAAGGGCATCGAGGAGGAGTACCCGCTGCCCGAGGAGAGCGAGAACGAGGTGTCGCGGCTCAGCGACCGGGAGCGCAAGGCGCTCGGCGTGCGCGAGCTTCCGCACAACCTCGACGAGGCGGTGCGCCTGATGGAGGAGTCGGAGCTCGTGGCCGAGACCCTCGGCGAGCACGTCTACGAGTATTTCCTGCGCAACAAGCGCGAGGAGTTCGCGGCCTACCGCCGCCAGGTCACCCCGTGGGAACTGGAGCGCCACATCCGCGTCATGTGA